The Colias croceus chromosome 23, ilColCroc2.1 genome window below encodes:
- the LOC123702489 gene encoding uncharacterized protein LOC123702489 yields the protein MSARAYFAFNMLEEAELADGRNAQKRHEAHMRSQMDPLRYTTERRFVKLYRLSKLAFVDLCELLRQHTSLKSTQRTSLEAKVLCALLFYAKGGYQCTIGEDNHCSQETMSVYINEVTTALTHPNILRRYIKFPASHLERDEIKYRFVMLTAEY from the exons atgtCTGCACGAGCATATTTCGCTTTTAATATGCTAGAAGAGGCCGAATTAGCTGACGGGCGAAATGCTCAAAAGAGACATGAGGCTCACATGCGATCCCAAATGGACCCTTTACGGTATACTACTGAGCGTCGATTTGTTAAACTTTATCGGCTCTCAAAATTAGCTTTTGTTGATTTGTGTGAGCTTTTGCGTCAACATACAAGCCTGAAATCTACGCAAAGGACTTCCCTTGAAGCAAAA GTACTGTGTGCACTACTTTTTTATGCTAAAGGAGGTTACCAATGTACTATTGGAGAGGACAATCATTGCTCCCAAGAAACAATGAGTGTGTATATTAACGAAGTAACCACAGCATTAACACACCCAAACATTTTGAGGAGATACATAAAATTTCCAGCATCACACCTTGAGAGGGATGAgattaaatatag GTTTGTGATGCTAACTGCAGAATATTAG
- the LOC123702574 gene encoding uncharacterized protein LOC123702574: MSMLTYPFPAYDHRPPASALGFKWTIYKRSPKAYRYMQKVLPLPSERTLQRMLKELHIQPGIYDNILNNLTHKTAQLEEQDKYCAILFDEIALKKCLIYNDHDDHGPGEGMERTNQLADHALVFMIQGLRFKFKQPIGHYFVEGTISSQKLASIIKTVIKKNSETGFKVITIVCDQGPTNVGAINLLKHLCNLDRGKNYFVTEGEKINIIYDIPHLFKSLRNNFYNAGLIKFNGKLGQWSHIKKAEERNRSFLNFNKLTPLVVNPNYKIKMKVKYAAHALSNTMAAVLKMMAWRDDNAEAIGETAYVVEQLDKLFDCTNGPASSKDIKKGIRENVSEKTNHVASWNYYLQAMQTLKFINATTFKESKNVRCIKGFQISLNSLKGIWNLLSKAGFKYLNLRQLNQDSLEFGNIRQHSVTNKNPTCSHFTAALKSCIISGLTGPHSRGSNCEADSNELFMTFVELNRLSRKEESKSAKQANLLEEIEIGYYSSDISYPVLSLPEDPTIEEYELDLYSFEDQPVVYVSGYLAAKLLNKSTCVNCKQFLSIDDPKDDNLYNYVSFREWWQNKRTLTYPSKKLCQCVNDAKKYYISNRIHKLNIGQECCLLLNINCDFAWLRCQKHYVEVTENLIRSLSSLFIRKTCKIINDQYKVTESELAAKNKVMQQKRTEASK, from the exons ATGTCCATGCTCACCTATCCCTTCCCCGCCTACGATCACCGCCCGCCAGCCAGCGCACTCGGCTTCAAATGGA CGATCTATAAGAGATCTCCAAAAGCATATAGGTACATGCAAAAAGTCCTGCCTCTACCAAGTGAAAGAACTTTGCAGAGAATGTTGAAAGAACTTCATATACAACCAGGgatatatgataatattttaaataaccttACACATAAAACTGCACAATTAGAAGAACAAGACAAATATTGTGCAATTTTGTTTGACGAAATTGCGCTaaaaaagtgtttaatttataatgaccATGATGACCATGGCCCTGGAGAGGGCATGGAAAGAACCAATCAGTTGGCAGACCATGCCCTTGTATTCATGATCCAGGGCCTAAGGTTCAAATTCAAACAGCCAATTGGCCATTATTTCGTAGAAGGCACGATATCCTCACAAAAGCTAGCcagtattataaaaacagttataaaaaaaaattccgaGACAGGTTTTAAAGTAATCACTATTGTATGCGACCAAGGCCCTACAAATGTAGGAGCCATCAATTTATTAAAGCATTTATGCAATCTGGATCGgggaaaaaattatttcgtgaCGGAGggagaaaaaattaatataatatatgacaTACCTCATTTATTCAAATCCCTCcgtaacaatttttataatgctggtttaattaaatttaatggaaAATTGGGCCAATGGAgtcatataaaaaaagctgAGGAGAGAAATagaagttttttaaattttaataaattgactCCATTGGTCGTAAAcccaaattataaaataaaaatgaaagtaAAGTATGCAGCACATGCTTTAAGCAATACAATGGCAGCAGTACTTAAAATGATGGCATGGAGGGATGACAATGCAGAAGCCATTGGTGAAACTGCATATGTTGTAGAACaattagataaattatttgattgtaCCAATGGCCCTGCTTCATCCAAAGATATTAAAAAGGGTATTCGGGAGAATGTTTCCGAAAAAACAAATCATGTTGCGTCctggaattattatttacaagcaATGCAAACCCTAAAGTTCATAAATGCAACAACATTTAAAGAGTCTAAGAATGTTCGTTGCATCAAAGGATTCCAAATATCTTTAAACTCTTTAAAAGGTATTTGGAATCTTTTGAGTAAAGCTgggtttaaatatttgaatttgaggCAATTAAACCAGGACTCACTGGAGTTTGGCAACATTCGACAACACagtgtaacaaataaaaatccgACATGCTCACACTTTACCGCGGCGTTAAAATCCTGTATAATAAGTGGTTTAACAGGTCCACATAGCCGCGGTTCCAATTGTGAAGCTGATTCAAATGAACTTTTTATGACTTTTGTGGAATTAAATCGATTAAGTAGAAAAGAAGAAAGCAAATCAGCTAAGCAAGCAAATCTATTGGAAGAAATTGAAATTGGATACTATTCTAGTGACATTTCTTACCCTGTGTTGTCACTTCCCGAAGATCCTACAATAGAGGAATACGAATTGGATTTGTACTCATTTGAAGACCAACCAGTTGTCTATGTCAGTGGTTATTTAGctgcaaaattattaaataaaagtacttGTGTTAACTGCAAACAGTTTTTGTCCATAGATGATCCTAAGGATGACaacttatataattatgtatccTTTAGAGAGTGGTGGCAAAATAAAAGAACGTTAACATATCCATCTAAAAAATTATGCCAATGTGTGAAtgatgcaaaaaaatattatatctctaATAGGATACACAAGTTAAATATTGGGCAAGAATGCTGTTTGCTGTTAAATATTAACTGTGATTTTGCATGGCTCCGTTGTCAAAAACATTATGTTGAAGTGACAGAAAATTTAATACGGAGCCTCAGTAGTCTTTTCATAAGAAAGACttgcaaaattataaatgatcAGTATAAAGTAACTGAAAGTGAATTAGCagctaaaaataaagtaatgcAACAGAAAAGAACGGAAGCCAGTAAATAG
- the LOC123702458 gene encoding uncharacterized protein LOC123702458 isoform X2, whose amino-acid sequence MRTSTTQFELMVSYMERHGDLSRPCNGPQGRVTNNNRWAELVTQQNADATGDTKNEEKWRKNDGEDPGSSPLIQVNERENEDWNVPGSSSQPPIFEPANQPPSPPATPPTPIQGTPRSPRTPRRRRHPRLPVGASPKRRTPAISQSALAREAFANSDREWREFNKEKFLKTTKSIKNA is encoded by the exons atgagaaCAAGTACAACACAGTTCGAATTAATGGTGTCGTATATGGAGAG ACATGGGGATTTGAGCCGACCATGTAATGGTCCTCAAGGCAGAGTGACCAATAATAATCGCTGGGCTGAGTTGGTCACTCAGCAGAATGCCGATGCCACTGGGGACACAAAGAACGAAGAGAAGTGGCGAAAA AATGACGGAGAAGACCCTGGCTCCTCGCCATTAATTCAAGTAAACGAAAGGGAAAATGAAGAct gGAACGTGCCAGGGTCTAGCAGCCAGCCCCCTATTTTCGAGCCAGCAAACCAGCCACCATCACCACCTGCTACCCCACCAACGCCAATCCAAGGCACTCCCAGAAGTCCCAGAACACCCCGCAGACGAAGACACCCACGACTACCAGTGGGTGCTTCACCTAAAAGACGAACTCCCGCCATTTCACAATCAGCGTTAGCAAGAGAAGCATTTGCTAACTCTGATCGTGAATGGCGGGAGTTTAATAaagagaaatttttaaaaactacgAAATCGATAAAGAACGCCTAA
- the LOC123702572 gene encoding piggyBac transposable element-derived protein 3-like, producing MASRSRRVEPRSGIACSDDTVLALLEESDVDFSSDDDTQDPTYNEPTEMATQERRRYDSSDSSVNSDSHDVVEPPSPALSSGSIIRQATGSGLRRARSSRRPRRSAQPTYRQIPSQSQPDVVDLWTGNFEPLEINLYEPTYVPNFDHGWSYEQFFERYIDEQILIKIVDCTNRTAVHVKGRSLGLTIKELKVYIGVTMIMASLQYPQIDMYWSSKWKQPIITSAMTRLRFYAIRTSLKVVYDLDVTAEERQKDKIWKVRPLFEKVRQGCLVQPRTAKMSIDEMIIPFTGQCCIRQYNPNKPNPLGLKVFVLATPQGMVIDFEIYQGDTTFPEIRQMGFGLGEAAILRLTEALVPGHHIFFDRYFTTIKLCDELLNKGFHATGTIMRNRLPKNCMMEEDKIFMKKQRGYCEIKTRADGKMAVTRWMDNKPVVMLSTRLSNTHADECERWSKKNKVYERVRRPEVIKEYNENMGGVDLVDRMLAVCPSRNRTKKWTIRVISHMIDLAVANSYLQFKQREKKKGVKNVIGIREFKMELGEKLIADNLDSTDTDDPADEFEELLPKHKKRKTTIVPLPTKAIRQKKANHMPQHSSKQNRCRNEGCYYSYLQKMCCVFMFHGSEKLF from the exons ATGGCTTCGAGATCCAGACGTGTCGAGCCGCGCTCGGGCATTG CCTGTTCTGACGATACCGTGCTAGCATTACTAGAAGAATCTGATGTCGATTTTAGCAGCGACGATGATACCCAAGATCCCACATATAATGAACCCACGGAAATGGCTACACAAGAGCGTCGAAGGTATGATTCTAGTGATTCTTCTGTAAATTCAGACTCCCATGATGTTGTTGAGCCACCATCGCCGGCTTTATCGAGTGGATCTATAATACGCCAGGCCACTGGCTCTGGTTTACGCCGAGCAAGATCTTCTCGTCGCCCTCGAAGGTCAGCTCAGCCAACCTACAGACAAATACCGTCTCAATCTCAACCTGATGTTGTGGATTTATGGACTGGAAATTTTGAACCTCTCGAAATAAATCTATACGAACCAACATACGTGCCAAATTTCGACCATGGATGGTCATACGAACAGTTCTTTGAACGTTATATAGATGaacaaatacttataaaaattgtagatTGTACAAACAGAACAGCAGTTCATGTAAAAGGCAGGTCACTTGGTCTTACAATTAAggaattaaaagtttatattggAGTGACAATGATTATGGCTTCATTGCAATATCCTCAAATAGACATGTATTGGTCGTCTAAATGGAAACAGCCTATCATTACCTCAGCTATGACACGTCTGCGTTTTTACGCAATTAGAACGTCGTTAAAAGTGGTTTATGATCTTGATGTTACCGCCGAAGAGCGTCAAAAAGACAAGATTTGGAAAGTGCGTCCCCTTTTCGAGAAAGTACGACAAGGATGTTTAGTTCAACCTCGCACAGCAAAAATGTCTATTGATGAAATGATCATTCCGTTTACTGGTCAATGTTGTATTCGTCAATATAACCCTAACAAACCTAATCCCTTAGGGTTAAAAGTATTTGTTTTAGCAACGCCTCAGGGAATGGTTATAGATTTCGAGATATATCAAGGAGACACAACTTTTCCAGAAATTAGACAGATGGGTTTTGGTCTTGGAGAAGCAGCTATTCTTCGGCTGACCGAAGCACTTGTCCCTGGTCACCACATCTTTTTTGATCGCTATTTTACCACTATCAAATTGTGTGATGAATTATTGAATAAAGGTTTTCACGCGACTGGAACAATTATGAGAAACCGATTGCCCAAAAACTGTATGATGGAAGAAGataagatttttatgaaaaagcaACGTGGTTATTGCGAAATAAAAACACGAGCAGATGGCAAGATGGCAGTGACACGTTGGATGGACAATAAGCCCGTCGTGATGTTGTCAACGCGTTTATCTAATACACATGCAGATGAGTGTGAAAGATGGTCGAAGAAAAACAAAGTGTATGAACGTGTAAGACGCCCCGAAGTTATCAAAGAATATAACGAAAATATGGGGGGTGTAGATTTAGTTGATAGAATGCTAGCTGTATGCCCTTCACGTAACAGAACAAAAAAGTGGACAATACGAGTAATATCTCATATGATAGACTTGGCTGTTGCTAACTCATACCTTCAGTTCAAACAGAGAGAGAAGAAAAAAGGCGTTAAAAACGTTATAGGCATTCGTGAATTTAAGATGGAACTTGGTGAAAAGTTGATTGCTGATAACTTAGATTCTACAGATACAGATGACCCTGCTGATGAGTTCGAAGAACTTTTACCAAAGCACAAGAAACGTAAGACTACTATAGTTCCTTTACCAACCAAAGCTATTCGTCAAAAAAAAGCTAATCACATGCCACAACACAGCTCAAAGCAAAATAGATGCAGAAATGAGGGTTGTTACTACAGTTACCTGCAAAAAATGTGCTGTGTATTTATGTTTCACGGCTCAGAGAAATTGTTTTGA
- the LOC123702483 gene encoding uncharacterized protein LOC123702483, translated as MFIYPRQRIKSSLKIGGPPGALYECSKSGWINEDLFTKWLRHFAKNIGAHKQNLALLILDNHCSHQSLDAYEFCRENGIHLLSLPPHTSHKMQPLDVTFYGPLKSAYSRECDLFMKMHPFEKITHDHLASIFNKAYTRVATMEKAIKGFEVTGIYPLNPHIFDDDDILTADPIIEEASRQVSQSGVENEFIEQAICHGKSTPSLPSSPSILDPSNEIGYHTPQKQTDQNPVDMFTEETTSSLPFNSNRNEKMTSAALSKDISEPSTSRRILEYLSPIPQKKIKIQRRVKKLHSIILTSTPLKEQLEEKERKRQMKIAKENNVAEKKVKEKKQIKGKSVKRKVLNSSENTEDEDNNMKSKKQVRKGKKKDKGKSKKRMYVSMDDVPLTDIENRDICAVCEEFGRNGELWFRCCRCSNWIHKECSGKDSADNFLCDFCCD; from the coding sequence ATGTTCATTTATCCAAGACAGAGAATTAAATCTTCCTTGAAAATTGGTGGCCCACCGGGAGCACTCTATGAATGTTCTAAATCTGGATGGATAAATGAAGACCTTTTCACGAAATGGTTGCGTCATTTTGCTAAAAATATTGGGGCTCATAAGCAAAATCTAGCGCTCCTTATCCTAGACAATCATTGCAGTCATCAATCGCTCGACGCATATGAATTTTGTCGCGAAAATGGAATCCATCTCCTGTCTCTCCCTCCTCATACATCGCATAAGATGCAACCACTCGATGTAACATTTTATGGCCCATTAAAATCCGCGTATTCTCGCGAGtgtgatttatttatgaaaatgcacccatttgaaaaaattacacATGACCATTTGgcttcaatttttaataaagcttATACTCGAGTGGCTACGATGGAGAAGGCCATCAAGGGATTTGAAGTGACGGGAATATATCCGTTAAATCCACATATTTTCGAcgacgatgatattttaactGCTGATCCTATCATTGAAGAAGCATCCAGGCAAGTTAGTCAATCAGGTGTCGAAAATGAGTTTATAGAACAAGCAATTTGCCATGGCAAATCCACTCCTAGTCTACCATCATCACCGTCAATTTTAGACCCGTCCAACGAAATTGGATATCATACTCCTCAGAAACAAACCGACCAGAATCCTGTTGACATGTTTACTGAAGAAACAACATCAAGCTTACCATTTAACAGCAATAGAAATGAAAAGATGACTTCTGCTGCTTTAAGTAAAGATATATCTGAGCCGAGCACTTCACGACGTATTTTAGAATATTTGAGTCCTATAccacaaaagaaaataaaaatacagcgACGTGTTAAAAAACTGCACTCCATTATTCTCACTTCAACACCATTAAAAGAGCAGTTAGaggaaaaagaaagaaaacgaCAAATGAAGATagcaaaagaaaataatgttgCAGAGAAGAAAGTTAAAGAAAAGAAACAAATTAAAGGAAAGTCTGTCAAGAGAAAAGTTTTGAACAGTAGCGAAAATACTGAGgatgaagataataatatgaaaagcaAGAAGCAGGTCAGGAAAGGAAAAAAGAAAGACAAAGGGAAGTCTAAGAAACgtatgtatgtaagtatggatgATGTGCCCCTAACTGACATAGAGAATAGGGATATTTGCGCCGTATGTGAAGAGTTTGGTCGTAATGGAGAGCTGTGGTTCCGTTGCTGTAGATGCTCGAATTGGATACACAAGGAATGTAGCGGAAAAGATTCTgctgataattttttgtgtgATTTTTGCTGTGATTAA
- the LOC123702458 gene encoding uncharacterized protein LOC123702458 isoform X1 codes for MRTSTTQFELMVSYMERHGDLSRPCNGPQGRVTNNNRWAELVTQQNADATGDTKNEEKWRKTWSDLKNNTKRKAARINKAMSGTGGGPALKIKLSGIEERVLAIINPQAASGMTEVLEVFVTENDGEDPGSSPLIQVNERENEDWNVPGSSSQPPIFEPANQPPSPPATPPTPIQGTPRSPRTPRRRRHPRLPVGASPKRRTPAISQSALAREAFANSDREWREFNKEKFLKTTKSIKNA; via the exons atgagaaCAAGTACAACACAGTTCGAATTAATGGTGTCGTATATGGAGAG ACATGGGGATTTGAGCCGACCATGTAATGGTCCTCAAGGCAGAGTGACCAATAATAATCGCTGGGCTGAGTTGGTCACTCAGCAGAATGCCGATGCCACTGGGGACACAAAGAACGAAGAGAAGTGGCGAAAA ACATGGAGTGATCTGAAGAATAACACCAAAAGAAAGGCAGCAAGAATAAATAAAGCTATGAGTGGCACTGGTGGTGGGCCTGCTTTGAAAATTAAACTCTCTGGCATTGAAGAAAGGGTGTTGGCAATAATAAATCCTCAAGCAGCTTCCGGCATGACAGAAGTGTTAGAGGTTTTTGTGACAGAG AATGACGGAGAAGACCCTGGCTCCTCGCCATTAATTCAAGTAAACGAAAGGGAAAATGAAGAct gGAACGTGCCAGGGTCTAGCAGCCAGCCCCCTATTTTCGAGCCAGCAAACCAGCCACCATCACCACCTGCTACCCCACCAACGCCAATCCAAGGCACTCCCAGAAGTCCCAGAACACCCCGCAGACGAAGACACCCACGACTACCAGTGGGTGCTTCACCTAAAAGACGAACTCCCGCCATTTCACAATCAGCGTTAGCAAGAGAAGCATTTGCTAACTCTGATCGTGAATGGCGGGAGTTTAATAaagagaaatttttaaaaactacgAAATCGATAAAGAACGCCTAA